AATAGTCCCGGCCTCAAGCTTCTGGTCCACATCCTGCCAGGGATCGCCCAGGGCCTGTTTGCGCGAAAGGGAGATGCGCACCTGCCCTTTATCATTTTTACTGATGGAGAGCACTTTGGCGCGCACAATGTCTCCCAGAGAAACAGCTTCGTCAGGAGCGCCAACGCGCGACCAGGAAAGCTCTGAAAGATGGATCATGCCTTCAACGGCCGAATCCAGCTCCATAAAAGCGCCAAAAGGCGCGAAGCGTGTTATCTTGCCTTCAACGGTGTCGCCAACGTTGATTTTTTCAAGCAATACTTCAAGTTGCGCCTGCCGTTCACGGTCAAGAAGGGCCCTGTGGGAAACGACAATATTGCGCCCCCGGTTCTCAACCCTGATGACGAGGAACTGCAAGGTGCGTCCCACAAGAGAGTCCGCTTCTTCGGTGGCGGCAAGGCCAATCTGGCTGCCGGGACAGAATGCGGTTTTACCCATAACTTCAACAGAATAGCCGCCCTTGCAAGTGCCAGCGATGCGGCCTTCAACGGGCAAGCCCGCGTCGCGCGCTTCTTCCAGCGCAGCCACCCCGCTGCCGCTCATGGAGCGGGAAAGGCGGATTTCTTGTGATGAAACACCGATCACCCACGCTTCCACGGTGTCTCCAGGGCCCGCGGTTTCCTTGCCTTCAGCGTCAAGGATCTCTTTTCGTTCCATAATGCCGTCAACCTTAATGCCCACGTCAACAAACACGCTGTCGCCTGTAATGGCGATAACGGTGCCTGTCACTTTCTGGCCAGTCTGAAGACGGTGTCCAGAAGTTTCATGGGCTGCCAGCATGGCGGCAAAATCCTCAACGCCTTCCTCCTGCATGGAGGCCGCGAACTTTTCCTCGGTCATATTTTCCTGCTCCTTAAAGCTGGGCTTATTTGCTCAAGTTGAAAATTATACTTCATACGGTTGCAGAAAACAACGATGTTTTGCTTGCTCCGGCACAAAATTACTCAATTATATTAAGTTGATAAATTTTTTTTGAGGTTAAGGGTGGGTTGGTCGTGATCCGCGTCGGTCGGTTAGGGGCTGCTGGCCAGAGTCGGAGCAGGTTTCAACACTGCAATTGCCCGATGTTTCCCCTATATGTTAAAGGCCGCATCGCAGTCATGCGACACGGCCTTTTGCCTTGTCAGCTGTAGCTGGCCATAATTTTTACGAGGAGCGTGCTACTGGAACAGTTCTTTTTCTGGCACGGCGTGCTCAATGCGATCTTCAACTTCTATGCCTTTGGGTGGCGTAAAGGTAAAATCCGAAGCCTTCACATTCACATCAGGCGCGAAACTGGTGAAGCGGATTTCATTACTGTTTCCATAAAAATCCAGTATATTGGCTCTTTTGATGTATCCTGTGTCGGGTTCAACCCATATAATGGCCTCAACCATTTGCGGGGCTGGCTCCTTGGGAAAAAGGCGCAATTTGGCCAGGCCGTCTTCTTTGCCCTCGGATTTCACGTCAAAATCCTTTGTCAGGGCGGCCTGCCCCGTGATCACCTGAATAATGCTCCGTGAATCCTGCACCAGGGTTAGGGGATAGCGGTACGCTATCCCTTCATCCGGCAGGTAGTTCCAGATTTCCTTACCAGTGACCACGAGGGTTTCCTCATGGGGCTTGGCCGTCTGCCAATTGATAAGCAGAGGTTTTTTGAACAGGAGTTTACCTTGTCGTTTTTCTACAGAACCGCTTTCCTTGTGTGTGAGGGTCTGTTCAAAGTCGGCTGAAAATGAGCCGGTTTTTTCGTATCGGGCCTGAATGGCCGCAGCCATATCAGCAGCGAATACCGGCGCGGCCGGAACTAGGGAAAAACTCAGGGTCAGGGCGACCACCAGTGCGCATATCTTACGCATACAACCTCCACAGCCCACCAGGGCTTTGACCACATGGCAAGAAACTGTAGTAAGAATTTTTACTGTCATTTTACTACCGCGCGGGGCTTGCTGCCGTCCGCCGGGCCGATGATGCCGTCGTGTTCCAACTGCTCCACCAGGCGCGCTGCCCGGTTGAAGCCGATTTTAAAGCGGCGCTGTACCAGGGATATGGAGGCTCGGCCCTGCTCGCTTACGAAAACCTGTACCTCGCCGTACAGCGGATCCTGAGCCGCATCGCCAGCCCCCCCACTTGCGCCCCCCATGGCGGCATCCAGCCCCCATTGGGCAAAATCCACTTTGTAGGATGGGCTTACGTGGCGTTTCCAGTGATTTACGACGTCCTGCACTTCCTCGTCACTCAGGAAGGGGCCGTGCAGGCGTTGCAGCCGTCCACCGCTGGGCTTGAACAGCATGTCCCCCCGGCCAAGAAGATGTTCGGCCCCCACCTGATCAAGGATGGTGCGCGAGTCATGCTTGGAGGTCACCTGGAAGGATATGCGGCAGGGAAAGTTTGCCTTGATCAGGCCAGTGACGACGTCCACGCTTGGCCTTTGCGTCGCCAGAATCAGGTGGATGCCTGCGGCGCGAGCCAGCTGCGCCAGACGTACGATGCTGGTTTCCACCTCGCGGGCGGCCGTCATCATGAGGTCAGCGAGCTCGTCAATGACAATGACCAGATAGGGCAAAGGCTCAAGGTCTAAAAAATCCGGAGGCAAATCGTTCTTGTAGGCGGCAAGTTTTTGATTAAAGCCCGCGACGTTGCGTACGCCAAGACGCGCCATGGCCGCATAGCGGCGATCCATTTCATGAACGGCCCAGTCCAGAGCGTTCTTGGCCTCGCTCATTTCCGTGACAACAGGATGCACCAAATGGGGTTCGTCCGCATAAACAGCCATCTCAATGCGCTTGGGATCGATAAGCAAGAGTTGCATGTCCTGCGGCTGGGTACGGTAGAGCAAACTGACGAGGATGCCATTAAGGCATACGCTTTTTCCCGCGCCTGTGGCTCCAGCCACAAGCAGGTGGGGCATGCGGGTCAGGTCGGCCATAAACGGCTTTCCGGCAATATCTTTGCCAAGAATCATGGTCAGGGGGCCGCAACCGGTGCGAAAATCCTCGCAGGCGGCAAGTTCGCGAAAGTTTACGGTCTCGCGCTGCTCATTGGGGATTTCAATGCCAACGGTATCAGAGCCGGGAATGGGCGCCTGAATGCGAATGGCCACCGCCTTGAGCGCCAGCGCAAGGTCGTCGGTAAGGTTGGCTATGCGGCTCACGCGGATGCCAGGTGCCGGGCGAACTTCGAACATGGTAACCACCGGCCCGGGGGTTATGCGCACAAGTTCGCTTTGAATGTCAAAATCATTGAGGCAGGCCATGAGAGTCTGCCCTCTGGCCTGAAGATCTTCACGGCTGAGCCCGCCCGCCTGAGGCGATGGCGGAGCCAGCAGGTCAAGGCCGGGAAGCGGGATGGCCGCCTTTTTGCGAAATGGCGCGGTAATTTTGCCCACAAGTCCGGTCTTTGAGGACGGTTCCTGGACGCGAGACGCGGCATGTCCGTCCTTGGCCGTAGACGGCGCGGATGCAGCCTCGCTGTGCATGTCGTCTGTGGTGTTGACGTAATCATCAGCAGTGGGTTCGTCGTGAGACGACTGGGCCGCTGAAGGAGCCTTGCCGGAGCGGCTTGCTCCCTTTACCAGCGGCTGACCATTCAGGTCCTGCGCGACTGCGAATGGATCGTCTTCATGATCTTCACTTGCGGACACAAGCGAAGCCGCCGGTTCGGGACTGCTCTCCGCTGCCCTGGCTG
This DNA window, taken from Desulfovibrio sp. 86, encodes the following:
- the lolA gene encoding outer membrane lipoprotein chaperone LolA; amino-acid sequence: MRKICALVVALTLSFSLVPAAPVFAADMAAAIQARYEKTGSFSADFEQTLTHKESGSVEKRQGKLLFKKPLLINWQTAKPHEETLVVTGKEIWNYLPDEGIAYRYPLTLVQDSRSIIQVITGQAALTKDFDVKSEGKEDGLAKLRLFPKEPAPQMVEAIIWVEPDTGYIKRANILDFYGNSNEIRFTSFAPDVNVKASDFTFTPPKGIEVEDRIEHAVPEKELFQ
- a CDS encoding 30S ribosomal protein S1 gives rise to the protein MTEEKFAASMQEEGVEDFAAMLAAHETSGHRLQTGQKVTGTVIAITGDSVFVDVGIKVDGIMERKEILDAEGKETAGPGDTVEAWVIGVSSQEIRLSRSMSGSGVAALEEARDAGLPVEGRIAGTCKGGYSVEVMGKTAFCPGSQIGLAATEEADSLVGRTLQFLVIRVENRGRNIVVSHRALLDRERQAQLEVLLEKINVGDTVEGKITRFAPFGAFMELDSAVEGMIHLSELSWSRVGAPDEAVSLGDIVRAKVLSISKNDKGQVRISLSRKQALGDPWQDVDQKLEAGTIVQGRVVRLAPFGVFVEILPGIEGLAHISELSWTKRVTKPEEIVQVGDSVAVKIKDINSESRRISLSLREAEGDPWQDAAQRFAAGSLVQGTVDGRSPHGLFIALAPGITGLLPAGVIKNAKNSGQYSKLDKGDSVTLMVQNIDTAARRISLAPEGADASSTVDDKAWKQHANLGRATENTGINTLAQALHKAMQNK
- a CDS encoding DNA translocase FtsK, encoding MLFWALLLLLSLLSFDANDPSLNHVVSGTVEVHNKAGLFGAYTAGFLNDVFGVAAFLCPLVFGALGAAYVSPAYGLHWWRWCGFFLLTICLLVTGAAWDFSFGDVWGGGMVGSALHRNASLYLSPGGSAIVWIFIFLAGLQLAWNISWFSLAGRLFHALRQRLEARLAAADEASQAEAAGKNGNKTGKSGSGPSVRQQVQPEIVQHTLTPVQEEKAVAASKFKFSWPDWSFLARWRDKLGDIHPTADSLPDVYDADGEKTSVSARAAESSPEPAASLVSASEDHEDDPFAVAQDLNGQPLVKGASRSGKAPSAAQSSHDEPTADDYVNTTDDMHSEAASAPSTAKDGHAASRVQEPSSKTGLVGKITAPFRKKAAIPLPGLDLLAPPSPQAGGLSREDLQARGQTLMACLNDFDIQSELVRITPGPVVTMFEVRPAPGIRVSRIANLTDDLALALKAVAIRIQAPIPGSDTVGIEIPNEQRETVNFRELAACEDFRTGCGPLTMILGKDIAGKPFMADLTRMPHLLVAGATGAGKSVCLNGILVSLLYRTQPQDMQLLLIDPKRIEMAVYADEPHLVHPVVTEMSEAKNALDWAVHEMDRRYAAMARLGVRNVAGFNQKLAAYKNDLPPDFLDLEPLPYLVIVIDELADLMMTAAREVETSIVRLAQLARAAGIHLILATQRPSVDVVTGLIKANFPCRISFQVTSKHDSRTILDQVGAEHLLGRGDMLFKPSGGRLQRLHGPFLSDEEVQDVVNHWKRHVSPSYKVDFAQWGLDAAMGGASGGAGDAAQDPLYGEVQVFVSEQGRASISLVQRRFKIGFNRAARLVEQLEHDGIIGPADGSKPRAVVK